A part of Variovorax sp. HW608 genomic DNA contains:
- a CDS encoding polyamine aminopropyltransferase, translating into MSARPAAASGPQPVAIALLASVFVVAACGLVYELSAAALSSYLLGDSVLQFSTVIGTYLFAMGVGSWLSRYFDRQLPAHFLRIELLVALIGGGMPALLFIANAYVPGAFRLLLYGMVLVVGALVGLEIPLVMRILRRNVALKELVSQVLTFDYLGALAVSIAFPLLLVPQLGMIRTGLLFGLMNAAVAVWALWLFRHELRRVGAHATACALVLLALAAAFVLADRITTLAEDKFYQDRIVFSATSPYQRIVVTHGNAGYRLFLNGNLQFAERDEYRYHEALVHPAMAAHGAPKKVAVLGGGDGMAVREILKYPSVESVTLVELDPNMTRLFTEHETLAALNGGSLKSPKVRIVNADAFQWLQQPGDMFDVIVVDFPDPTNFAIGKLYTSSFYALLDKRLSASGYAVIQTTSPLIARKSFWTVAETLESVGLQVAPYHAHVPSFGEWGYIIASHRPYRLPGASALPQGLRFLSAESLPLLFDFPLDMSRVPAEVNRLSNQVLVTTYEQEWGKR; encoded by the coding sequence TTGTCTGCGCGTCCGGCCGCCGCGAGCGGCCCGCAGCCCGTCGCGATCGCGCTGCTCGCCAGCGTGTTCGTGGTCGCGGCCTGCGGGCTGGTCTACGAGCTCAGCGCGGCGGCGCTGAGTTCGTACCTGCTCGGCGATTCGGTGCTGCAGTTCAGCACCGTCATCGGCACCTATCTCTTCGCCATGGGCGTGGGCTCGTGGCTCTCGCGCTATTTCGATCGGCAACTGCCGGCGCACTTCCTGCGCATCGAGTTGCTGGTGGCGCTCATCGGCGGCGGAATGCCGGCGCTGCTTTTCATCGCCAACGCCTATGTGCCGGGCGCGTTCCGGCTGCTGCTCTACGGCATGGTGCTGGTGGTCGGCGCCCTGGTCGGGCTCGAAATCCCGCTGGTGATGCGGATCCTGCGCCGCAATGTCGCGCTCAAGGAGCTCGTGTCGCAGGTGCTGACCTTCGACTACCTCGGTGCGCTCGCGGTGTCGATCGCCTTTCCGCTGCTCTTGGTGCCGCAGCTCGGGATGATCCGCACCGGCCTGCTGTTCGGCCTCATGAACGCGGCGGTCGCGGTCTGGGCGCTCTGGCTCTTCCGCCACGAGCTGCGGCGGGTCGGCGCGCATGCGACGGCCTGTGCGCTGGTGCTGCTCGCGCTCGCGGCGGCATTCGTCCTGGCCGACCGCATCACGACGCTCGCGGAGGACAAGTTCTACCAGGACCGCATCGTCTTCAGCGCGACCTCGCCCTACCAGCGCATCGTGGTCACGCACGGCAACGCCGGCTACCGGTTGTTCCTCAACGGCAACCTGCAGTTCGCCGAGCGCGACGAATACCGCTATCACGAAGCGCTGGTGCATCCGGCGATGGCGGCGCACGGCGCGCCGAAGAAGGTCGCGGTGCTCGGCGGCGGCGACGGCATGGCGGTGCGCGAGATCCTCAAGTACCCGTCGGTGGAAAGCGTGACGCTGGTCGAGCTCGACCCGAACATGACGCGGCTCTTCACCGAGCACGAGACGCTCGCCGCGCTCAACGGCGGTTCGCTCAAGTCGCCCAAGGTGCGGATCGTGAACGCCGATGCGTTCCAGTGGCTCCAGCAGCCGGGTGACATGTTCGACGTGATCGTGGTCGACTTCCCGGACCCGACCAATTTCGCCATCGGCAAGCTCTACACCAGCTCCTTCTACGCGCTGCTCGACAAGCGGCTCTCGGCGAGCGGCTATGCGGTGATCCAGACCACCTCGCCGCTGATCGCGCGCAAGAGCTTCTGGACCGTCGCTGAGACCCTCGAATCGGTCGGCCTGCAGGTCGCGCCCTATCACGCGCACGTGCCGAGCTTCGGCGAGTGGGGCTACATCATCGCGAGCCACAGGCCTTACCGCCTGCCGGGCGCCAGCGCCCTGCCGCAGGGGTTGCGCTTTCTTTCGGCCGAGAGCCTGCCGCTCCTGTTCGACTTCCCGCTGGACATGTCGCGGGTGCCGGCCGAGGTGAACCGGCTGTCGAACCAGGTGCTGGTCACGACCTACGAGCAGGAGTGGGGCAAGCGGTGA
- a CDS encoding DUF350 domain-containing protein, whose product MRFEWLKPDVVLGSLVYAFLGVAIFWLCFLVIDKLTPYDLWQEIVEKQNVALGVIVAAMSLGICVIVAAAIH is encoded by the coding sequence ATGAGATTTGAATGGTTGAAGCCGGACGTCGTCCTCGGCTCGCTCGTCTATGCGTTTTTGGGCGTGGCCATCTTCTGGCTGTGCTTCCTCGTCATCGACAAGCTCACGCCCTACGACCTGTGGCAGGAGATCGTCGAGAAGCAGAACGTGGCGCTGGGTGTGATCGTCGCGGCGATGAGCCTGGGCATCTGCGTGATCGTGGCTGCGGCCATCCATTGA
- a CDS encoding DUF4178 domain-containing protein: MAENGASQRYYRAPCPGCGAPVEFRSAQSTHAVCPYCRSTVVRQGETLARTGKMAELFDDFSPLQLFAAGRVHDRPFTLIGRLQYGYDGGRWTEWIAALDDDRTGVLSEDNGAFVFALPFDLQRAAPSAAELRVGATMAFHGQPYTVTSNEQAALVSAQGELPRLPELGRRFAVVELRGENGQVLSLEYDTDPPSAWLGRAVQLEDLQLTGLRDESAKEEKGRSFNCPNCGATVTVNLADSKSITCASCSSIIDLTQGIGGKLRHALQDEPVQPLIPLGTVGQLQGLDWQVVGFQHRMGVAPGDDEHFGWSEYLLFNRKRGFSFLVDSEDGWSVVRPTTGAPTMSKDGSKATYLGTVYKQLYAYNAETSYVAGEFYWQVQRGQKTFNRDFASGSSLLSMERYANELTWSSGSRIDSAAVAAAFKLGGRKDMFKRNDALPLSAGAGVGCGTIILVVVVIVILLIILSTCSGPGGGGGGMRSSGGSYGGYSSGGGHK; encoded by the coding sequence ATGGCTGAGAACGGCGCCAGCCAGCGCTACTACCGCGCGCCCTGCCCCGGCTGCGGCGCGCCGGTCGAATTCCGCTCCGCGCAATCGACGCATGCGGTGTGCCCCTACTGCCGCAGCACGGTGGTGCGGCAGGGCGAGACGCTCGCGCGCACCGGCAAGATGGCGGAGCTGTTCGACGACTTCAGCCCGCTGCAGCTCTTTGCCGCCGGCCGCGTTCACGATCGGCCGTTCACGCTCATCGGCCGCTTGCAGTACGGCTACGACGGCGGACGCTGGACCGAATGGATCGCTGCGCTCGACGACGACCGCACCGGGGTCCTGAGCGAGGACAACGGCGCCTTCGTCTTCGCGCTGCCTTTCGACCTGCAGCGCGCCGCGCCGTCCGCCGCCGAGCTGCGCGTCGGCGCGACCATGGCCTTCCATGGCCAGCCGTACACCGTCACGTCGAACGAGCAGGCCGCGCTGGTCTCCGCCCAGGGCGAACTGCCCCGGCTGCCCGAACTGGGCCGCCGCTTCGCAGTGGTCGAGCTGCGCGGCGAAAACGGGCAGGTGCTGAGCCTGGAATACGACACCGATCCGCCGAGCGCCTGGCTCGGCCGCGCGGTGCAGCTCGAGGACCTGCAGCTCACCGGCCTGCGAGACGAATCGGCGAAGGAGGAAAAAGGCCGCAGCTTCAACTGCCCGAACTGCGGCGCGACGGTCACCGTCAATCTCGCCGACAGCAAGAGTATCACCTGCGCCTCGTGCAGCAGCATCATCGACCTGACCCAGGGCATCGGCGGCAAGCTGCGGCACGCGCTGCAGGACGAACCGGTGCAGCCGCTGATCCCGCTCGGCACGGTCGGGCAGCTGCAGGGCCTCGACTGGCAGGTCGTCGGCTTCCAGCACCGCATGGGCGTGGCGCCGGGCGACGACGAGCATTTCGGCTGGAGCGAATACCTGCTGTTCAACCGCAAGCGCGGCTTCAGCTTCCTCGTGGACTCGGAAGACGGCTGGAGCGTGGTCCGCCCGACCACCGGCGCGCCGACGATGAGCAAGGACGGATCGAAGGCCACCTACCTCGGCACGGTCTACAAACAGCTCTACGCCTACAACGCCGAGACGTCCTACGTGGCCGGCGAGTTCTACTGGCAGGTCCAGCGTGGGCAGAAGACCTTCAACCGCGACTTCGCCAGCGGCTCGTCGCTGCTGTCGATGGAGCGCTATGCCAACGAGCTCACCTGGTCGTCGGGCAGCAGGATCGACAGCGCTGCGGTGGCCGCCGCATTCAAGCTCGGCGGCCGCAAGGACATGTTCAAGCGCAACGACGCGCTGCCGCTGAGTGCGGGGGCTGGCGTCGGCTGCGGCACGATCATCCTCGTCGTGGTGGTGATCGTCATCCTGCTGATCATCCTGAGCACATGCAGCGGCCCCGGCGGCGGTGGCGGCGGCATGCGCAGCTCGGGCGGTTCGTACGGTGGCTATTCCAGTGGCGGCGGCCACAAATGA
- a CDS encoding SPFH domain-containing protein produces MALMDFIKKQFIDIIQWTETGDGTLAWRFPMADMEIQNGASLTVRESQMAVFVNEGQVADVFGPGIYKLTTQTLPVLTYLKNWDKLFESPFKSDVYFFSTRQQVDQKWGTPQPITVRDKDFGAVRVRAFGNYSFRIGDPKLFHTEISGTRGVYSVADLDGQLRGLVLQNISNAIASSGVPFLDLAANQVEFARALAAQLVPEFAKIGIKLENITVQNVSLPEDLQKVLDQKIGMGMVGNDMGRFMQYQTAQAIPKIAEGAGGGSGIAGDAMGLGAGVALGQVLAQNLSQGLSQNAAAAAAPAQQPVVAVVNPADVMTTLEKLAELKTKGILTQEEFDAKKAELLKKLV; encoded by the coding sequence ATGGCGCTGATGGATTTCATCAAGAAGCAGTTCATCGACATCATCCAGTGGACCGAGACCGGCGACGGCACCCTGGCATGGCGCTTCCCGATGGCCGACATGGAGATCCAGAACGGCGCATCGCTCACGGTGCGCGAATCGCAGATGGCCGTGTTCGTCAACGAAGGCCAGGTCGCCGACGTCTTCGGCCCCGGCATCTACAAGCTCACCACGCAGACCCTGCCGGTCCTCACCTACCTCAAGAACTGGGACAAGCTCTTCGAGTCGCCCTTCAAGAGCGACGTCTATTTCTTCAGCACGCGCCAGCAGGTCGACCAGAAGTGGGGCACGCCGCAGCCGATCACCGTGCGCGACAAGGACTTCGGCGCGGTGCGGGTGCGCGCCTTCGGCAACTACAGCTTCCGCATCGGCGATCCGAAGCTGTTCCACACCGAGATCTCGGGCACGCGGGGCGTGTATTCGGTGGCCGACCTCGATGGACAGCTTCGGGGGCTCGTGCTGCAGAACATCAGCAACGCGATCGCGTCGAGCGGCGTGCCCTTCCTCGACCTCGCCGCCAACCAGGTCGAGTTCGCGCGGGCGCTGGCGGCGCAGCTGGTGCCCGAGTTCGCGAAGATCGGGATCAAGCTCGAGAACATCACGGTCCAGAACGTCTCGCTGCCCGAAGATCTGCAGAAGGTCCTGGACCAGAAGATCGGCATGGGCATGGTCGGCAACGACATGGGCAGGTTCATGCAGTACCAGACGGCGCAGGCGATCCCGAAGATCGCCGAAGGCGCCGGCGGTGGCAGCGGCATCGCCGGCGATGCGATGGGCCTGGGCGCCGGCGTCGCGCTGGGGCAGGTGCTGGCGCAGAACCTGTCGCAGGGGCTGAGCCAGAACGCCGCCGCCGCGGCCGCGCCCGCCCAGCAGCCGGTGGTCGCGGTGGTCAATCCGGCCGACGTCATGACGACGCTGGAGAAGCTCGCCGAACTCAAGACCAAGGGCATCCTCACGCAGGAAGAATTCGACGCCAAGAAGGCGGAGCTGCTGAAGAAACTCGTGTGA
- a CDS encoding NADP-dependent malic enzyme — protein sequence MSDPTSSIPSPEDKRAELRRAALEYHEHPVPGKIAIAATKQMINQRDLALAYSPGVAAPCEEIVKDPVNAFKYTARGNLVAVISNGTAVLGLGDIGPLASKPVMEGKGVLFKKFAGVDVFDIEIDEKDPAKLVEVIAALEPTFGAINLEDIKAPDCFYVERELRKRMKIPVFHDDQHGTAITVAAAMLNGLKVVGKDISQVKLVTSGAGAAALACLNLLLKVGLKRENVYVTDLAGVVYEGRTELMDDDKRQYMQKTDARTLSEVIEGADVFLGLSAGGVLKPAMVAKMAAKPVIFALANPNPEIAPEDAHAVRDDVVMATGRTDYPNQVNNVLCFPYIFRGALDCGATTITDEMEVAAVHAIAELAQAEQSERVAAAYAGEKLSFGPEYLIPKPFDPRLMMKIAPAVAKAAADSGVALRPIADLDAYRDKLQTFVYASGTTMKPIFDAAKRAPKKRVAFCEGEEERVLRAAQIVVDEGIARPTLIGRPAIIAQRIEKFGLRLKQDVHYDIVNVEWDQRYRDFWQTYHRMTERKGTTVQTAKIEMRRRLTLIGSMLLHKGDVDGMICGTWGTTAIHLHYIDQVIGKRPGGCASTSQNVPIYACMNGLLLPNRQLFLVDTHVNYDPTPEELAEITTMAAEEMMRFGIKPKAALLSHSNFGSSNQPSAIKMRQTLELLRTQAPWLEVDGEMHGDVALDGKQRASVMPHSALSGDANLLVFPNIDSANIAYNLLKTAAGGNIAIGPVLLGAAKPVHILTPSATVRRIVNMTALTVADANAER from the coding sequence ATGTCCGATCCGACTTCATCGATTCCCTCGCCCGAGGACAAACGTGCCGAGCTGCGTCGCGCCGCCCTCGAATACCACGAGCATCCGGTCCCGGGAAAGATCGCGATCGCCGCGACCAAGCAGATGATCAACCAGCGCGACCTCGCGCTGGCCTATTCGCCCGGCGTGGCGGCCCCCTGCGAGGAAATCGTCAAGGACCCGGTCAACGCCTTCAAGTACACCGCGCGCGGCAACCTCGTGGCGGTGATCTCCAACGGCACTGCGGTGCTGGGCCTCGGCGACATCGGCCCGCTGGCTTCCAAGCCGGTGATGGAAGGCAAGGGCGTGCTCTTCAAGAAGTTCGCCGGCGTCGATGTGTTCGACATCGAGATCGACGAGAAGGACCCGGCCAAGCTGGTCGAGGTCATCGCCGCGCTGGAGCCCACTTTCGGCGCCATCAACCTCGAGGACATCAAGGCCCCGGACTGCTTCTATGTCGAGCGCGAACTGCGCAAGCGCATGAAGATCCCGGTCTTCCACGACGACCAGCACGGCACCGCGATCACCGTCGCCGCGGCGATGCTCAACGGCCTGAAGGTCGTCGGCAAGGACATCTCGCAGGTCAAGCTCGTCACTTCCGGCGCGGGCGCCGCGGCGCTGGCCTGCCTGAACCTGCTGCTCAAGGTGGGGCTGAAGCGCGAGAACGTCTACGTGACCGACCTCGCCGGCGTGGTCTACGAAGGCCGTACCGAGCTGATGGACGACGACAAGCGCCAGTACATGCAGAAGACCGACGCGCGCACCCTGTCCGAGGTGATCGAGGGCGCGGACGTGTTCCTGGGCCTCTCGGCCGGCGGCGTGCTCAAGCCCGCGATGGTCGCGAAGATGGCGGCCAAGCCCGTGATCTTCGCGCTGGCGAATCCGAACCCCGAGATCGCGCCCGAAGACGCGCATGCGGTGCGCGACGACGTGGTCATGGCCACCGGCCGCACCGACTACCCGAACCAGGTCAACAACGTCCTGTGCTTCCCGTACATCTTCCGCGGCGCGCTCGACTGCGGCGCGACCACCATCACCGATGAGATGGAAGTGGCGGCGGTGCATGCCATCGCCGAACTCGCGCAGGCCGAGCAGAGCGAGCGCGTGGCCGCCGCGTATGCGGGCGAGAAGCTCAGCTTCGGCCCCGAATACCTGATTCCGAAGCCCTTCGATCCGCGGCTGATGATGAAGATCGCGCCCGCGGTCGCCAAGGCGGCGGCCGACAGCGGCGTGGCGCTGCGGCCGATCGCCGACCTCGACGCCTACCGCGACAAGCTGCAGACCTTCGTCTATGCCTCCGGCACCACGATGAAGCCGATCTTCGACGCCGCCAAGCGCGCGCCGAAGAAGCGGGTCGCCTTCTGCGAAGGCGAAGAAGAGCGCGTGCTGCGCGCCGCCCAGATCGTGGTCGACGAAGGCATCGCACGGCCGACGCTGATCGGCCGGCCGGCCATCATCGCGCAGCGCATCGAGAAGTTCGGCCTGCGCCTGAAGCAGGACGTGCACTACGACATCGTCAACGTCGAGTGGGACCAGCGCTACCGCGATTTCTGGCAGACCTACCACCGGATGACCGAGCGCAAGGGCACGACGGTGCAGACCGCGAAGATCGAGATGCGCCGTCGCCTGACGCTGATCGGCTCGATGCTGCTGCACAAGGGCGACGTGGACGGGATGATCTGCGGCACCTGGGGCACGACCGCGATCCATCTGCACTACATCGACCAGGTCATCGGCAAGCGTCCCGGCGGCTGCGCCAGCACGTCGCAGAACGTGCCGATCTACGCCTGCATGAACGGCCTGCTGCTGCCGAACCGGCAGCTGTTCCTGGTCGACACGCACGTCAACTACGACCCGACGCCCGAAGAACTCGCGGAGATCACGACGATGGCGGCGGAAGAGATGATGCGCTTCGGCATCAAGCCCAAGGCGGCGCTGCTGTCGCACTCGAATTTCGGCAGCAGCAACCAGCCCAGCGCGATCAAGATGCGGCAGACGCTGGAACTGCTGCGCACCCAGGCGCCGTGGCTCGAAGTGGACGGCGAAATGCACGGCGACGTTGCTTTGGACGGCAAGCAGCGCGCATCGGTCATGCCGCACAGCGCGCTGTCCGGCGACGCCAATCTGCTCGTGTTCCCGAACATCGATTCGGCCAATATTGCCTACAACCTGCTCAAGACGGCGGCCGGCGGCAACATCGCGATCGGCCCGGTCCTGCTCGGAGCGGCCAAGCCTGTGCACATTCTCACGCCGAGTGCGACTGTTCGGCGCATCGTGAACATGACGGCGCTGACCGTGGCCGACGCGAACGCCGAAAGGTAA
- a CDS encoding ribonuclease domain-containing protein, producing the protein MAVFASISSPVSKFALTSLLLVALANGVQAREWTGTRTGQPAQETIALAELPVQGQRTYEAIFRGGPFRYEKDGIVFGNRERLLPQERRGHYREYTVETPGSRDRGAKRIVCGGERTTPTSCWYTADHYASFRRIVP; encoded by the coding sequence ATGGCGGTTTTCGCCTCGATTTCGTCCCCTGTGTCCAAGTTTGCGCTCACTAGCTTGCTGCTGGTGGCTCTCGCGAATGGTGTCCAGGCACGCGAATGGACCGGCACCCGTACCGGCCAGCCGGCACAGGAAACGATCGCGCTGGCCGAATTGCCGGTGCAAGGCCAGCGTACCTACGAGGCCATCTTCAGGGGTGGCCCTTTCCGCTATGAGAAGGACGGCATCGTGTTCGGCAACCGCGAACGCCTGCTGCCTCAGGAACGTCGAGGCCACTACCGAGAGTACACGGTCGAAACGCCCGGTTCGCGTGATCGTGGTGCGAAGCGGATCGTCTGCGGAGGCGAGCGCACGACACCAACGTCCTGCTGGTATACGGCGGATCACTACGCGAGCTTCAGGCGGATCGTTCCCTGA